A stretch of the Arachis stenosperma cultivar V10309 chromosome 6, arast.V10309.gnm1.PFL2, whole genome shotgun sequence genome encodes the following:
- the LOC130933202 gene encoding 60S acidic ribosomal protein P0-like, translated as MAGKVSKAAFDAKMWKLLRDYSQVLVVTSDNVGSNQINGIRRGLKGDSVVVMGKNSMMRRSFTLQAQRTGNKSFLNLIPLLRGNVALIFTKGDMKEVSNEVAKFKVVDPLLMCPKYLSYESYRNCSYMQSGQLPLGLKCCSQQSSQDSEPFLVCSKFTPHQHCFMQRSKQFLAMSVWSPLLLLAGSL; from the exons ATGGCGGGGAAGGTGTCGAAGGCGGCGTTCGACGCTAAGATGTGGAAACTACTGAGGGACTACAGCCAGGTCCTGGTGGTTACCTCCGATAACGTCGGTTCCAACCAGATAAACGGCATTCGGAGGGGTTTGAAGGGCGATTCTGTGGTGGTGATGGGTAAGAACTCCATGATGAGACGCTCTTTCACGCTCCAAGCTCAGAGGACTGGAAACAAGTCTTTTCTCAACCTTATCCCTCTTCTTAGG GGAAATGTGGCTTTGATTTTCACGAAAGGGGATATGAAGGAGGTTAGCAATGAGGTTGCCAAGTTCAAG GTTGTTGATCCTCTTCTCATGTGCCCCAAGTACTTATCATATGAATCGTATCGCAATTGTTCCTACATGCAATCTGGACAGTTACCTTTGGGCCTCAAGTGTTGTAGTCAGCAGTCGTCGCAGGATTCTGAGCCCTTTCTTGTATGCTCAAAATTCACTCCGCACCAGCATTGTTTCATGCAGAGATCAAAACAGTTCTTGGCAATGAGTGTGTGGTCTCCTCTTCTCCTTTTAGCTGGGAGCTTGTG